One genomic window of Quercus lobata isolate SW786 chromosome 9, ValleyOak3.0 Primary Assembly, whole genome shotgun sequence includes the following:
- the LOC115962264 gene encoding 60S ribosomal protein L9 produces MKTILSSETMDIPDGVKIKVNAKVIEVEGPRGKLVRNFKHLNLDFDLITDEETGNRKLKIDAWFGSRKTSAAIRTALSHVENLITGVTKGYRYKMRFVYAHFPINASITNTSKSIEIRNFLGEKKVRKVDMLDGVTILRSEKVKDELVLDGNDIELVSRSAALINQKCHVKNKDIRKFLDGIYVSERGTIVEEQ; encoded by the exons aTGAAGACCATCTTGTCATCTGAGACCATGGACATCCCAGATGGGGTCAAGATCAAGGTCAACGCTAAGGTCATCGAGGTGGAAGGCCCACGTGGCAAGCTCGTCAGAAATTTCAAGCACTTGAACTTGGATTTCGATCTCATTACTGACGAGGAAACTGGGAACCGAAAGCTGAAGATCGACGCTTGGTTCGGCTCCAGGAAGACCTCCGCCGCCATCCGCACCGCGCTCAGCCACGTCGAGAATCTCATCACCGGTGTCACCAAGGGTTACCGTTACAAGATGAGGTTCGTTTATGCTCATTTCCCCATCAATGCCAGCATCACCAACACCAGCAAGTCCATCGAGATCAGGAATTTTCTTGGAGAAAAAAAG GTAAGGAAGGTAGATATGCTTGATGGGGTCACTATTCTCCGATCTGAGAAGGTCAAGGATGAGCTTGTACTGGATGGGAACGACATCGAACTTGTCTCTCGTTCTGCTGCCTTGATAAACCAG AAGTGCCACGTGAAGAACAAGGATATCCGGAAATTCCTTGACGGCATATATGTCAGTGAGAGGGGGACCATCGTAGAGGAGCAgtaa
- the LOC115960495 gene encoding germin-like protein subfamily 1 member 14 translates to MMKAYIVTVALFALAFSLASASDPDPLQDFCVALKDYSEYSKSAIFVNGKFCKDPKLVKAEDFFFEGLNIPGNTDNKVGSNVTTVNVDTLPGLNTLGISLVRIDFAPYGENPPHTHPRGTEVLVVLEGTLFVGFVTSNTENRLFTKTLNKGDVFVFPVGLIHFQLNVGKTNALAISGLSSQNPGVITIADAVFGSNPPINPDVLTKAFQLDKNVVEELQKKFGGHN, encoded by the exons ATGATGAAAGCTTACATTGTAACTGTTGCCCTCTTCGCTTTGGCATTCTCTCTTGCCTCTGCCTCTGACCCCGATCCCCTGCAAGACTTCTGTGTTGCACTTAAGGACTACTCGGAATACTCCAAATCAGCCA TATTCGTTAATGGAAAGTTCTGCAAGGATCCAAAGCTGGTCAAAGCTGAAGATTTCTTCTTCGAGGGATTGAACATTCCTGGGAACACAGATAATAAAGTTGGGTCAAATGTCACTACTGTGAATGTAGATACATTACCAGGTCTCAATACTCTTGGCATATCCCTAGTTAGAATCGACTTTGCACCATATGGAGAAAATCCTCCCCATACTCACCCTCGCGGCACTGAAGTTCTAGTAGTCTTGGAGGGTACTCTCTTTGTTGGTTTTGTAACATCCAACACAGAGAATCGCCTCTTCACCAAAACTCTAAATAAGGGGGATGTGTTTGTCTTTCCGGTTGGTCTCATTCACTTCCAATTAAACGTGGGAAAAACTAATGCACTTGCTATTTCTGGTTTAAGCAGCCAAAATCCAGGCGTAATCACAATAGCAGATGCTGTCTTTGGATCCAATCCTCCCATTAATCCTGATGTTCTCACCAAGGCCTTCCAACTTGACAAAAATGTGGTTGAAGAGCTTCAGAAAAAATTTGGAGGTcacaattag
- the LOC115959562 gene encoding WAT1-related protein At5g64700-like isoform X2, with protein sequence MLACIISSMQSAVIGLCLNRQKATWSVGWNLQLLTIVYSGALATAGTFCLVTWAIAIRGPIYAPTFSPLSLIFVSILEALILGAEIRLGMLLGSVLIIVGLYSFLWGKRKEMKSLLQTNNDTGSVVAPTTADESVVV encoded by the exons ATGTTAGCATGCATCATATCATCAATGCAATCAGCTGTAATAGGCCTATGCTTAAATAGACAGAAGGCTACATGGAGCGTAGGGTGGAATCTGCAACTACTTACAATAGTTTACTCA GGAGCACTAGCCACGGCTGGAACATTCTGCCTAGTTACATGGGCAATTGCAATTCGGGGCCCCATTTATGCCCCAACGTTCTCTCCACTGTCACTAATTTTTGTGTCCATATTAGAAGCTCTCATACTTGGTGCAGAAATCAGACTCGGAAT GTTGCTTGGCTCAGTTTTGATCATTGTTGGGTTGTATTCCTTCTTGTGGGGTAAAAGGAAGGAGATGAAAAGCTTGCTTCAGACAAATAATGATACTGGTAGTGTAGTAGCACCCACAACCGCTGATGAATCTGTAGTCGTGTAA
- the LOC115959562 gene encoding WAT1-related protein At1g44800-like isoform X1 produces MSMTVGLYYYGLRDTNTTYAMSFFNLIPMVTFVFSTIVGIEKLGLTTKAGKMKILGAIFSVAGALIACLYKGKAFHIGHQGLHHNVALKTSIAHWVRGTFMLVGFCLSYSVWYIVQTEGYMERRVESATTYNSLLRSTSHGWNILPSYMGNCNSGPHLCPNVLSTVTNFCVHIRSSHTWCRNQTRNVAWLSFDHCWVVFLLVG; encoded by the exons ATGTCAATGACTGTGGGACTGTATTATTATGGTCTTCGAGACACCAACACTACATATGCGATGAGCTTCTTCAACTTGATTCCAATGGTTACCTTTGTCTTCTCCACAATCGTAGG TATAGAGAAACTAGGACTGACTACAAAGGCAGGCAAGATGAAGATTCTGGGGGCAATTTTTTCTGTGGCAGGAGCACTAATTGCTTGTCTTTATAAAGGAAAAGCTTTCCATATTGGTCATCAAGGTCTTCACCATAATGTTGCTCTGAAAACATCTATAGCTCATTGGGTCCGTGGCACTTTCATGTTGGTTGGCTTTTGCCTCTCCTATAGTGTGTGGTACATAGTTCAA ACAGAAGGCTACATGGAGCGTAGGGTGGAATCTGCAACTACTTACAATAGTTTACTCA GGAGCACTAGCCACGGCTGGAACATTCTGCCTAGTTACATGGGCAATTGCAATTCGGGGCCCCATTTATGCCCCAACGTTCTCTCCACTGTCACTAATTTTTGTGTCCATATTAGAAGCTCTCATACTTGGTGCAGAAATCAGACTCGGAAT GTTGCTTGGCTCAGTTTTGATCATTGTTGGGTTGTATTCCTTCTTGTGGGGTAA